DNA sequence from the Streptomyces sp. NBC_01497 genome:
ACGCGAGGTCGACAGGTCGGCGCGCAGCGCCATGTCCGACTCGTGGATCGCCTGGAAGCCGCGGATGGACGAACCGTCGAACGCCAGCTCCTCCGTCGGGTCGAACGACTTCGCCGGCACCGTGAAGTGCTGCATGACACCGGGCAGGTCGCAGAACCGCACGTCGACGAACTTGACGTCCTCGTCCGAGATGAATTTCTTGGCCTCGTCGGCGTTCTGGAACATCCAGCTCCTCCTCCTCCCGCTCCGGGGAGGGGCGGGGGCTTGACACTCGGCTGTGAGCGGGCGATCGGGCCGGGGTCCCTCGGCCCGTGCTCAAGGGCACATGGTGTCCGCGAGCCTATGTTTCCGCCATTTCTCCAGCATGACCCGTTTGTTTCGTCCGCGTTAACCGGCACGCCGGGAAGGGGGTCCCGCGCTCGGGGGGTGGCCGCTTTTTGCCGTTGCGCGGGCGCGTACCGTAGCCGTGTGGACAACAGGGATGCAATCGGGTCATGGCTCTCCGGCCCCCGTGTGGCCGCCGAGGACATGGGCGTCGACTTCGGGTACCGCGGAGAGCGGCTCGGCCTGCCGCAGGACGGCCCCGGCTCGGTCGCCCGCTTCGGCCGGCGCCTCGGTGCCGTTTTCGTCGACTGGGTGCTGTGCGTCGTCATCGTGTACGGGCTGATCACACACAGCGGCGCGAACACCGTCGAGAACTGGGCGCTCGCCGTCTTCTTCGTCCTCAGTGTCCTGACGGTCGGCACGGTCGGCTCCACACCGGGCAAGCGCCTGTTCCGCCTCCGGGTGGTCGCGGAGGGCGGCGGGCGGCTCGGCGTCGTGCGCGTCCTGATCCGCAGCGTGCTGCTCTGCCTCGCGGTGCCGGCCCTCATCTGGGACCGCGACGGCCGGGGCCTGCACGACCGGCTCGCGCGCGCCGTCCAGGTCCGCATCTGATCGCGCGGCGCCCGACACGGAGCGGGAAGTACGGGTACGGCGGGAGAGCGAGGAGAAGGGGCGGCCGGTGGTCCCGGCCGCCCCTTCTCGTCACCCCGTGACCCCGTGCGCGTCCGGCTCTCGTCCGTCGTCGCCCGCCGCGCGGCGTGCGTCCCTACCGGTGTGACGGTGAATCGCCGCCCCTTGATGACGTGGTGGCCCTCCGGGAGGGCCGGGCGGGGCGACTGCAGCGCCCGCACGCACACGAGAGGCCCCGGGCCGCCGGGGGCCCGGGGCCGGAGGCTCAGATGGTCGGTGTGTCGTCCACGACCGGCTTGTGCAGCTCCTGGACGAACCGCCAGCCGTCGGAGGGCTCCAGGAACTTCGCGCGCGTGGGGTAGATGTCCACGAAGCGGCGGTCGCGCTCGGGGCTGGCGCTCTTGCGTCCCCGGGCGCGCTCCTCGAAGAGGTCGATCTTGACGTCGGGTACGGAGACGGAGTCCTCGTTCCACCGCTGCACGACGCCTTCGCCGAACGCCTTCCGGGCGGCGGCGTACAGCTTGCCCAGGGACTCGGCGTCTCCGCCGGGTACGAAGAGCGCGAGGTCCAGGAGCACACCGGCGCTCTCGATGACCTCGATCTCCTCTCCCTTGTCGTGCTCGATCCAGATGCCGGACTCGTCCTCACTGTCCGGAAGGATGTGCAGGGTCTCGCCGAAAACGGTCCTCGCGCTGAAGGACCCTCCTTCGAAATCCTTGCCCGGCTGTGTGAGGGAGGCCGGGGCATAACATTCGAGAGAAAGGTCGTCGATGTCCGCCGACACGAAGACCTTGTCGTTGACGCCCAACTGCGAGACTTCCTCCGCGGTGAGACGTCGGGCCGCGATTTTCCTGGTGTTCATGCCTTTCCCCTTCTTGGTGCTGCATCCCCGAATTAAGGGAAATCTATCACGAACAGGCCTGTCGCCGTGGGGACTTGGGCTTATCGCAGGAATCCGGCCGGGGGCGTGGGTCCGGCGCGTCGCCGCCGGCCCAGTGAC
Encoded proteins:
- a CDS encoding RDD family protein translates to MDNRDAIGSWLSGPRVAAEDMGVDFGYRGERLGLPQDGPGSVARFGRRLGAVFVDWVLCVVIVYGLITHSGANTVENWALAVFFVLSVLTVGTVGSTPGKRLFRLRVVAEGGGRLGVVRVLIRSVLLCLAVPALIWDRDGRGLHDRLARAVQVRI